In Erpetoichthys calabaricus chromosome 4, fErpCal1.3, whole genome shotgun sequence, one genomic interval encodes:
- the LOC114641241 gene encoding olfactory receptor 11H6-like, protein MSGTNQTTFLIKEFIIVGFPGFQDQPSKKTLFTFFLIAYLLILLLNLLLIGIFIVDRNLHTPMYFLVCSLAILDIVLSTNTVPRMLALFILDLRSTPFVTCFTQTYFFLGLSSAECFLLSLMAYDRHIAICKPLHYPSIMTNSRILKLIVYGWVSGFLCPAIAVALALRFPFCGPNKINQCFCDYSSVLILACGDILITSYVALAMGLSVILISLIYIIFSYTKIIMSVLKISTSTGRMKAFSTCGTHLLVISLFLFIAAGVFISYRIPGASADVRIMAAVVQNVLPPLMNPIIYCLRTKEIRDSLMRTLKKRRIIPTHI, encoded by the coding sequence ATGTCTGGAACAAACCAAACAACTTTCCTTATAAAGGAATTTATTATTGTAGGATTTCCTGGATTCCAAGACCAGCCTAGCAAAAAAACACTCTTTACATTTTTCCTCATAGCTTATCTTTTGATTTTGCTTCTCAATCTTCTTTTAATTGGCATTTTTATTGTGGACAGAAATCTTCACACCCCAATGTATTTCCTAGTATGTAGTCTTGCCATATTGGATATTGTGCTATCAACAAACACAGTGCCAAGAATGTTAGCGCTCTTCATATTGGATTTAAGATCGACTCCATTTGTGACCTGCTTTACTCAAACCTACTTCTTTTTGGGTCTTAGCTCAGCTGAATGTTTCCTTCTTAGCTTAATGGCTTATGACAGACACATCGCAATCTGTAAACCTTTGCACTACCCCAGCATAATGACTAACAGTCGCATTCTGAAGCTCATCGTCTATGGCTGGGTGAGTGGATTCCTATGTCCAGCAATAGCAGTGGCCCTTGCCCTTAGATTTCCATTTTGTGGTCCTAATAAGATCAATCAGTGCTTCTGTGACTATTCTTCTGTGTTAATATTGGCCTGTGGGGACATTCTGATTACAAGCTATGTGGCATTAGCCATGGGCCTATCCGTAATACTCATCTCattaatttacataatcttttCCTATACAAAGATCATTATGTCTGTGCTAAAAATATCTACCTCTACTGGCCGTATGAAGGCCTTTTCTACATGTGGGACACATCTACTGGTCATTTCTTTGTTCTTGTTCATAGCTGCAGGAGTATTCATTTCTTATCGAATTCCCGGTGCCTCTGCGGATGTGCGGATCATGGCGGCTGTGGTGCAGAACGTTCTTCCACCGTTGATGAACCCAATAATTTACTGTCTGAGGACAAAAGAAATCAGAGACAGTTTAATGAGGACCCTTAAGAAAAGAAGAATCATTCCAACACACATATGA